Genomic segment of Peribacillus frigoritolerans:
ATCTTTAATCAGCCATTTATATCAGAGTGCAGAAGAAACCTTCTTCAAGGATGAAGCGAGCTTCTTTCAAGACATTAAAAAGATGCTCCGTTCCAGATGGGTTTACATGAATAACGGGAATATTATATATGATCACAACATCGCAGCTTTATTTCCTTATAGAAAATACTATGAATTAATGGAAGAGGATTTTGACTACAAAAAGCATCTGGACGTTTCCGGTTTTAAAGGTGATGTCATGACACGGGAAGAAGCTGCGAAAAGTTTCAATACAACCGATCACCCTGTATATAAGAGAATACTAGCTTTAGATGATTACTCCGCGAGTAAAAATCCTTCCATTTCAAGGATATTTGCCAATCAAACGGCTAATTCTTCTAAATCGATAGCGTTTAAATCCAACGGGTACGACATTCAAAGCTTCGATGTAGTAAATCAAAAAAACAATTTGCTGGGAAAAGGATTTTTCGTTCCCGTTTTCCGTTTAAATGGGGAAAATGCCTTTGAAATCAATGACCGAATGGCTCTCCATCTCTGGCTGGAAAATCGATTAGTACCAGGTGGATTAAGTGCAGAACGCCAGAAGGAGTATGATTATTTGCTGGCATTGTATCAATTAAAGGATTTAGATCATGAAAGTTTTCTAAAAGAATTGCCATCGATCGCTATCGATTCCAAGACGTTTTATGAGAAGCTTTTAAAATCTGAAAAAGTAAGAGCTGATATTGATTCATATGATGAAAAGATGTTAACAGATCCAAACCGGGGACATTGGGATCTATGGCCTGTCCACTCTGATGAAAAACCTTTAACGATAAAACTGAACGAAGAAATAATGTCCAGAAACCCTAAAATGGATATCAGGGAGGACGGCATAGTTGGTATTGATTTTGGAACGAAAAGTACAGTGGTCGTCCATCAAGAAGAAAGTGATTTTACTCTTCCCATGCGTATTGGGGTTGGCTATCTTAACACGGAAGTTCAAGACTGGCATTATGAAAATCCAACCGTGATTGAGTTTATCGATTTAGAACATTTCCTGGAGCTTTATCAAGAAAAAGAAGGAAGACCTGATACAAGGTGGCAGGATGTGACGGTTTCCCACAATGCTCTTAACAACTTGATGAATGGAAAGAGTGACCATTATTATTCCATATTGAATAATCTAAAGCAGTGGGCTGGAGAAAAGAGAAACGAACTCCGATTGAAAGACAAGAGGGGATATGCCGTTGTACTGCGTTCCTTTTTGGACTTAACCGATCAGGAAATCAACCCCATCGAGTTATACGCCTACTACCTCGGTTTGTATATCAATAACCAGAACAATGGCATTTACCTCGATTACACCCTTTCTTTCCCGGTGACGTATGAAAAAGAGGTAAGGGAAAAAATTCTAAAGTGTTTTGAACGTGGGTTAAAAAAGACGCTTCCTATGCCGATTCAGCAGGATGAAGAATTAATGAAAAAGTTTCGTGTCACCGCTGGGGCGAGTGAACCTGCAGCCTATGCCGTTTGTGCGTTACAGGAATACGGGTTTGAACCGGAAGAGGATGAAAAAACGTACTATGGTGTGTTTGATTTTGGTGGAGGAACGACAGATTTTGACTTTGGGATTTGGCGTGAAGCGGACTTGAAAGAAAGCAGATATGATTATGTCATCGAACATTTTGCAGCGGGCGGGGACCGGTATTTAGGTGGTGAGAACATGCTGGAGCTTTTGGCGTTCCAAGTGTTTAAAAACAACCAAAGAGCAATGCGTGAGCTAAACATTCCTTTTACTCTCCCAGCAGAATGTGTGAAATTTCCCGGAAGTGAAACACTGATTAATCAGTCACAAGAATCGTATTTAAATACGAAACAATTGGTAGAAAAATTAAGGCCGCTTTGGGAAAGGCATGAACGGTATGAAGAACAGTTTGGAAAAGGCATGATCCGGGCAGACTTGTTTGACAAAGCCGGCCACGCAAAACTCAATGTGGAACTTTTGATCGATCAAGATGAAATGGAACAACTGATTGAGGAAAGAATCGACAAAGGCATTAAAAATTTCTTTGAGTCATTAAGGCGCGCTTTTGCCCGGTCAGAACACAGCAAAATTAATAAAGTGAATATACTGCTTGCGGGTAATTCAAGTAAATCCCCGGTCGTTATGAATCTATTTAATAAATGGATTGAAAGGGAAGTGCAGAACACTCAAAACTGGGGAGAAGTGTCTAATGATCTTTTTGAGATTCTCCCGCCACTGGGGACAGAAGGCGCTTATTTAAAGCAAGAAGAGAAAAACAGAGTGGTTAACCGAGATATAATAACCGCCCCTACAGGAAAAACAGGCGTTGCCTTTGGGCTTGTACAAAGCAGAAAAGGCGGAAGTATAAAAGTTATTGACCGCGATATGGTGAATGGTGAATCAAAGTTCAAGTATTTTCTTGGCATCGGGAGAAAAGGAAAATTAAAAACAATGATTGATCAAGAAGAAGAGTATAACAAATGGCATCTTTTCATTGATGCGTCAGAAGAAGATTTTGAAATTTATTACACAAGCCTGCCGGAAGCTAGTACCAACCAGCTTGATATTAAGCAGGCCCATAGGAAAAAGCTTCGAATTGACCATGTAGATGATTCAGCTTTTGTTTATATTCGAACCATAAGCCCGACTGTCATCGAATATGTTGTTGCAGATGAAGGCTCGATTATAAGTGGGGATTATTTATGTGAAATTACTAAAGTGGAATTAAGCTAATAAGATATGTTGAACGAAAAAAATTCGTAAACACACAACAGATCATTCAATTGTATGGGCTTTGATTGCTTCAATTGAATATATCAAGATTAAAGCTGCTATGTCCATTTGAGTGGTATATAAATAGAAGATCCTCGCTTGGTGCAGCGGTTAAGGTTTTATGCAGGACCTTGAGTGACTTTAAAGTTGAAGGCCTCCCACAGTTTACTGTGGGAGGTCTTTTCATGCTCATCGTATACGTATAAATAGTTTTCATTTCCAACAATTCAATGCTAGAAGCTCTAAGTGTTCATCCTGAGGATTCACTTCTTTGATCCTCCTGTTGTTCCATAATCATTAATAGTTAATTTCACATCGTAATTGATTGTAGCTTCACTAAATGTTTGGTCCCAATCCTTTTTGACCTTATTCCATACTTTGGGGTGCTCAATTCTCAATCGATTTCCGAAGCCAGCAACGTCCACTTGGTATTCTTTTTGCATTTTTTCTAAAACATTCCCCACCAAGCGTTTCACTTCTTTTTCAGATGATTTTTCTGCTTTTTTTAGAAATTCATTTTTAAAAGTATCTCCTGAAACTACCCAGTTTTCAGACAGTCTTCCCACAGATTCAATGTTTACATCAAAAGATATGTTGTTTCCTTTAACTCGTGGTAGGATACTGCTTTTCATGGTCTCTATTTCATATACAATCAGCTGACCGGTTTCTTTATCAAAGCTTTTCACTACCCCGCCTTTTCCCTTACCTGTTATCCATGTTACGCCCTCCAGTTCCTCTTCATTTAAAGTACCAGTCATTTTGTGTGTCTTTCCATCGATTACGGCAGCTCCGGCAAATTTGACTTGCCCTTCTGCTGATAGAACTTTTTGCATCAGAAAACTAGACCCTGATTTGATCTTGCTTTCTACTTTAATATGCGACATGGGGGGCAAAATCCTCGTTGTTCGATATGCATTTTCTACAATGCCAGCCAGACGGAACGCTGGAATTTCTCCTGCTTTCTTTGTTTCCAGTGTTTTGCTTGCTCTTCCTTTACTGATGAGCACAAGGCAGCTTGGTCTAACCTCACTTTCTCGTAGATTTTGATCAAGTAATTGTTCCAACTTATACGATCTTGCAAGATTTTCACCGATAACAACCACTTTCATATGGTGAGCGGTTACGGGTTGTTGACTTCTCAATGATAATTCACGAACCATTTGATGAAAGGAGTCTCCAGTTTCAGAAACATTAACATAAGATTTTTGTTGTGGACCGGATTGTTTCGTTGTCGAACTCGCTACCAGAGGAGTGATAAATTGATAGGTTGCAGTAATCAGGTTCCTTTTTGAATAACCCTCCCCTTGTTCGTTTAACTTTTTCTCAATGGTGGACTGCTTGGCTTTATCGAATGCCAAACCTATACCTAAACTTTGCTCTTCAATTTCATGACTGCTCCAACATCCTGTAAGGGATAAGAACAAAAAAACGGAGAGGGAAATGAAGAGGGGGCGTGTATTGCTATGTGATTGTTTCATATTTTTTCCCTCCCTTTATTCTTGAGATGATAAGCAGTAGAAGGGGGAGTAAACCGAATAAAAACATTGCGATATTGCCGACGAAATCTCCTTGCTTAAATAGGTCATTGATATTTTTCGGAATCATGGCAAGGATGTAGAGAATCGGAAGCAAACCAAACATGTATGGGTGAATGCTTTTTTTCGTAATTTGAGCCAGCCCTAAAGCGGCTGCAAAAAATGTGATCGTAAATGTGGCGAATATTTGCATGATCCAAACAACGAGCAATAAAGATTCAAACCGTTCAAAGATCAAACCGGCGACTTCAAAACTTCGGATAAGATCAAGTGTCGGCCATGTTCTCATGACCACTCCATCAACAGATAATGCCCCGATAACCATTACGACCGTTATCACGTAAAAAATTAATGGAATGGAAACTCCAACAAGCAGGGCTTTTACTGCTTTTTTTGGTGAATTCATAAATGGAATAAGCAGTAGCATGATTTCAGGCCCTGAAAAAGCGAGAGCCGTTGTTTTTACTCCTTTTAGTACAGGGACGATTCCTTCTCCTAATACCGGACGGAGATTATCGATCTCGAATATTTTAAAGCTCATGAAGGTAACAACCAAAAAAAGGATAACTGTCAAAGGTAAAATAATTTCAAAAAGACGGGCGATCGGATTAATGCCGCCGAAGATGAGATAAAGACTTACCCACATGAAAATCATGATAATTGCCCAAGTAGGCGTACCCTCCAGAAGTAAATACCTTATTACTTCCGCCATTGCACGGAGCTGAAAACTGGAAGTTGTAAGAAAGTAACATATTACAACTAAACTTATTAACCCACCCAGCCATTTTCCTACAATTGCATTGATGTATTGATAGAAGGTCTTTTCGGGAAACTGTTGGCTTAATTTGACCATGATCAGCCCCGCGGTTATTGTGATGACTCCGCCTAAAATAACGCTTATCCATACATCTGGTGTTTGTACCTTTTCCGTAGATGATCTGGGTAGGGTGAGTAATCCTGTGCCGAGTATGAAGTTGATGACAATGACAGCTGCTTGTGGAGTTGTAATTTTGTCTTTCGGGCTGAGAATCATTATTTAACCACCCTTTCACCGATAGGTTATCCTTTACGTATGGGGTTTTTTGTATGCAACATCTTTGGACGGCGTTTCATCATCATAAGTGGCATTCGCACTATCAGGTCTTTCCACTCACTTAAGCGATAAGGAACGGCTGGACTCAAGTAAGGCACACCAAAGCTTTTTAATTTCACTAAATGACTGACCATTAAAAGAAAAAAGAGAATGACCCCGTATAATCCAAATGTAGCAGCACAAATCATAGCTGGAAAACGCAGAATCCGTAATGTAATCCCAATACTATAGTGCGGAATGGAAAATGATGAAATGGCGGTTAATGCTACTACAATGACCAAAACAGGGCTAACGATCCCTGCCTGTACAGCAGCTTCCCCAATGATTAAACCGCCGACAATTCCCATTGCGGGACCGATTGGCTTAGGCAATCGCAGTCCTGCTTCCCTCAAAATTTCGATGGCTATTTCCATGAATAATGCTTCGATAAGTGCCGGAAATGGAACCCCGGACCTGGTTCCGATAATGGAGATGGCCAGTTTGGTCGGAATCAACCCTGAATGAAATGAGATGAAAGCTATATACAAAGACGGTGTAAAAAGAGCCAGAATAGCTGCGAGGTAACGAAGCATACGAATGAATGTGCCAGGAATCCACCTTTCATAATAATCTTCCGGTGATTGCAACATCATGCTCAATGTAACCGGAACGATCAAAGCGAATGGCGTCCCATCTAACAAGATGGCCACTCGCCCTTCCATCAAAGCAGCGATCACCCGATCAGGACGCTCTGTATTCTGTACCTGCGGAAAAGGACTAAGGTAATTATCTTCGATAAGTTGCTCTACATAACCTGATTCCGGCACACTATCAATATCAATTTTCTTAATTCGATTTTCCACCTCTTGCACCAATTCGGGATCAACAATATCTTTTATGTAAGCGACAACTAAATCTTTTTTTGAACGCTTTCCTACTTGGAATTTTACTAACGATAAATTCTCAATTTCACCACTGCACCTTAAAAAGGATGTATTATCACTCAATGATTCAGTGAAACCGACCCGTGGACCTCTGACTAATGCCTCTGATACCGGTTCCTCGATCGCCCTTGTTTTATGTTTTGCAGTTCCTAGGATCAGCGCGTCCAATGATCCATCAATTAAAAGGGCGGTAGCACCTGTTAGTACTTTAGATGCTAACTCTTTAATGGAACGGACAGCTTCTATTTCACTAATGGATAACACTTCATTTTTTATGAATTCTTTTGAAATGCTTCCCTTGAGGTAGGGAAGGTTCTGTTTATATTCTGCTGAAAAATCAACCATCAATGATGGCATGATATGCTTATCAATGAGATCTTTATCCGATAGTCCATCCACAAAAATGATAACTGACCGTATACCGGTTCGCCCTAGATTAAATTCCCGAAAATGCACATCCCAATTATGGCCAATTTCTTGCTTAACACATTCAAGATTAAAATTAAGATCATCTGTAAACTGATGTGTTGGATCTTGGGGGGGATATGCTTCTTGTTTGTCTTTTTCGTTACTTTTTCCTTTTTTACCAATCTTTGATATCCACTCTTTCATCATCATCACTCATCCTTTGAGGTGCGAAGCAAATTAAACAATTTGCTGATTAGATACGGAATAACAAACACAATGAAAGCCTGTATAAAAACCTGCCATTCTGGAAGGTAGGAAACAATTGTTTTCCACATTTTCATCACCCTATATTTGTCTCAGATAGCAGCTGAAATTCCTTTATTTCTCAAATAGTATTAATATCTTCTATGTTTCTTATGCAATGAAGTTAAAAAGCCATTAGCTGTATTTGCCATCAATTTATACTTCGCATAGTAGAGGAGAAACTCGACTTATCCGATTGACTCATTGATTATGGTGAACTTTAATAAACATTGGTTTTTCTTCTTTGAACTGGGGATGACTTATGCTCACGATTTGAAATATAATTTTAAAAATATCAATATCAAATTGAAATGATGATCGAAATGACATATACTGAAAATTGAGAATTATTTGTAAATAACATCCGATTTTGGGAAATATCCACATTTATCAACTTGAGAATAATATAACCCAATCGCAACCCGGAACATACACGATTAGTGCTTTATCGGATTGTGAAGCCTGGTGAAAAAGGAACGGAATGAATGAGATTATTATCTTTCGGTAAAGTTGCTCTTTATTTTCTAAAGTGATTTCAAAGGGGTGGAAAATGATGAATATATGGACAAGCTGCACAATTAGTTCAATTCTGGCACTTTCCTTACTAGCACCATCCGTGTCTTTTGCTAATGAAAATTCAAATCATGAAGCCGCTGTGAGTAAGGAGAATGCCGGCCAGTATCCAATATTAAAGAAAGCAAAAAAACCAGAAGAAGCGGGCTTTTCGTCTGAAAAGCTGGAAAAGGTGGATCAGCTTATTGAAATGGAAGTGGCAGCCGGTTTCCCCGGTGCTGCCCTGATTGTCATAAAGGACGGAAAGATCGTTAAAAATGAAAGCTACGGGTACAAACAGAAGTTTAATGAACATACACCTCTTAAGAAGTTTCAGAGAATGGAAAATGACACGTTATTTGACCTTGCTTCAAACACGAAGATGTATGCAACCAATTTTGCCATTCAGAAACTAGTCAGCGAAGGCAAGCTGAATATCCAGGCAAGAGTCCAGCAATACATTCCTGAATTCAAAGACACGGAGGAGGATGTAATCAAAGGAAAGGACAATCTGAGGATTATTGATGTTCTTCATCATACAGCAGGGTTTAGACCCGATCCGCAATACCATAATCCAAAGGTTTCGAAAGAACTTTATTCCCAGGAGCGGGACAAGACCATCGAGTTCATTTCCAAAACACCGCTCACATATGTACCTGGAACACAGAATGTCTACAGTGATGTCGATTATATGCTGCTTGGCGCAATTGTTGAAGAAATAACTGGTCAGCAGCTTGATGCCTATGTTGAAAATGAATTGTACAAGCCGCTTGGTTTGAAAAATACAAAGTTCAATCCTCTTCAAAAGGGCTTTAAGCCAAAGGATTTTGCCGCAACTGAATTGCTTGGCAACACCCGGGATGGCGTGATAGACTTCCCTAACATTCGCACATACACACTTCAAGGGGAAGTACATGATGAAAAAGCCTTTTATTCGATGGGAGGCGTTTCAGGGCATGCCGGTCTTTTCTCCAATACGGAAGATATGGCTGTCCTTCTGCAGGTGATGCTGAATGGCGGGGGATACGGTAAACATATGTTGTTTGATCAAGAAACCATCGATGAATTCGTCGCACCTTCCGAGATGAATCCTACATATGGGCTTGGGTGGAGACGAAATGGCGATGCAAGCATGGAGTGGATGTTCAGTCCTCATGCGAGTGACGGTGCCTACGGCCATACTGGATGGACCGGGACAGTCACGATCATTGATCCGGAGATGGATTTAGGGATTGTGTTACTAACAAATAAAAAGCACTCTCCGCTCGTTAACTCTGTAGCCAATTCCAATCAGTTTTTTGGCGACCTCTTCAAAACAGGAAGCTATGGAAGTGTTGTAACTGCTATTTATGAAGCATTGGAAACGAATGAATGAATGTATATTTCCCATAAAGTTTAAGGCCTCCCATTTGTTCATGTTGGTAGGACTTTTTTCTTGTTATCATTATGGCAGGATGTCTGGATTTCTTTTATCTCCAATCAACATTTAATATTTTGGTGAAGTACAGAAAAATTTCAGAAAAAAAGCCCATTTTCAGGACGTTTATGAGGATGGGCTTTTTTTGCAGTTTTCAAAGAATATTGATGAGAACTGTACGGGCAGAAACCGGCTTTCGGGAGTGATGAATCATCCCCTAAAAGAACTATTTTAAAAAATATATTGACCGAACAGCTTGTATCCGCTTACAATGATATTTAGTTATTAGTGTATTTAGAAAATTGTAAAAGAGGTACCTGCATGACAAAGGAATTCGACAGAAGAATCGGGCGCCATGCAATCATGTACGCGTTTGCGAACGAAGAGGAAGAAGTCATATTGACGAATGACCTTAAGCGGATGGATTGGCTTTATGGAAAAGGTAAAGTCGGTTCAATGGAGCTGCAGAAAATAGTTGCGGCCATTGAGACATCAGCGAAAAGGCTTGGATTAGTCAATCCCGATATGTATCGTGAAATGCATGCGCTGTATCATGCGATCATCGAAGCACTCCAAGGAGTGACACGCGGCCAAGTTGAGCTTGGCGGTCTTTTGAGGACTGCGGGCCTTCGGTTTGCCATCGTTCGGGGCAGGCCGTTTAAAAACGGGGACGAAGGTGAATGGATTGCTGTAGCCGTGTATGGAACGATTGGAGCACCGGTACGGGGATTTGAACATGAAGCCGTTGGCTTGGGAATTAACCACATTTAAATAATTAAAAGCCTATAGTTATTTAGTGAAATAGGGGGCTGTATTGAAAGACTGGATAAGTCTGTCAATACGGCCTCCTTTTGTTTGTTTAAAAAAAGAATAGGGGTGCATGAAATGATTATGTTAACGGGCCAAACTTTAACGATTGAAGAAGCGAAAAAAGTATTGTATGGGGAGGCATTTGTCACGGCTTCTGCCGAGAGTGTCAAGAAAGTGGAAAAGAGCCGGGAAGCGGTTGAAAATATCGTGAAGCAAAAGAAAGTCATCTATGGCATCACAACAGGTTTTGGGAAATTCAGCGATGTATTGATTGATGCAGAGGACGCAGAGCAGCTACAGTGGAATTTGATTCATTCCCATGCTTGCGGAGTCGGGGAGCCGTTTCCTGAGGTCGTTTCGAGAGCTATGGTCCTTCTCCGTGCCAATGCGCTATTAAAAGGTTTTTCCGGCGTCCGTCCTATCGTCATTGAACGTTTGATCGATCTTTTGAATGCCCATATCCACCCGGTCATCCCTCAGCAAGGTTCTCTTGGGGCAAGTGGGGACTTGGCGCCGCTTTCGCATTTGGCGCTAGTATTGATGGGAGAAGGGGAAGTGTTTTATAAAGGAGAGCGAATGGAGGCCATCGCAGCTTTATCGAAAGAAGGCATTCTTCCTCTGACACTTAAAGCAAAAGAAGGTCTGGCATTAATTAACGGAACACAGGCCATGACTGGGATGGGCCTCGTAAATTACATTGAAGCCGAACAGCTGGCACATCAAACTGAAGCGATCGCTTCACTGACGTTAGAAGGTTTACGCGGCATAGAAGATGCCTTTGATGCCGATGTTCATCTAGCACGAGGCTACCGCCAGCAAACAGAGGTCGCGGAACGGATTCGTCGCATGATCAACGGCAGCCAGCTCATCACCAAACAAGGAGAACTGCGGGTACAGGATGCTTATTCGCTCCGCTGCATTCCGCAAGTGCATGGGGCATCATGGCAAACACTTGATTATGTAAAAGAAAAACTGGAAATCGAAATGAATGCTGCGACGGATAATCCGCTTATTTTTGACGATGGGGAAAAGGTTATTTCAGGGGGGAACTTCCATGGCCAGCCGATTGCATTTGCGATGGACTTCATGAAAATCGCTGTTGCCGAGCTTGCGAACATTTCAGAGCGCCGCATTGAGCGACTCGTCAATCCTCAGCTGAATGATTTACCGCCATTCTTAAGTCCGTCACCTGGCTTGCAGTCGGGAGCGATGATCATGCAATATTGTGCCGCTTCACTAGTTTCTGAGAATAAAACACTCGCACATCCTGCAAGTGTTGATTCCATTCCATCTTCAGCGAACCAGGAAGATCATGTAAGCATGGGAACGATTGGGTCCCGACACGCGCATCAAATCATTCAGAACGTACGCCGCGTTTTGGCGATTGAGCTCATTTGTGCCTTGCAGGCGGTGGAATACCGCGGAACAGAAAAGATGGCTCCGTTTACAAAAGAGTTGTATACGGAAGCCAGAAAGCTCATTCCAAGCATTACACAAGATCGTATCTTTTCTAAAGATATTGAAGCAACGGCAAGCTGGTTACATCAAATCGATTGGAAT
This window contains:
- a CDS encoding biotin/lipoyl-containing protein, which encodes MTSIIIPEIEEGIEKILLVQWYKQPGDYITVGESLAKFSCEGIEFDLFSEKEGTLKELNVAEDTIVKIGDLICYLDSGEAISEELLKEVEKQETIEDKEPLENATSLAEKNNIDSSIYLMNKNEEQVLYSPDSQTVPVSAISMTYKEVRSLISHLYQSAEETFFKDEASFFQDIKKMLRSRWVYMNNGNIIYDHNIAALFPYRKYYELMEEDFDYKKHLDVSGFKGDVMTREEAAKSFNTTDHPVYKRILALDDYSASKNPSISRIFANQTANSSKSIAFKSNGYDIQSFDVVNQKNNLLGKGFFVPVFRLNGENAFEINDRMALHLWLENRLVPGGLSAERQKEYDYLLALYQLKDLDHESFLKELPSIAIDSKTFYEKLLKSEKVRADIDSYDEKMLTDPNRGHWDLWPVHSDEKPLTIKLNEEIMSRNPKMDIREDGIVGIDFGTKSTVVVHQEESDFTLPMRIGVGYLNTEVQDWHYENPTVIEFIDLEHFLELYQEKEGRPDTRWQDVTVSHNALNNLMNGKSDHYYSILNNLKQWAGEKRNELRLKDKRGYAVVLRSFLDLTDQEINPIELYAYYLGLYINNQNNGIYLDYTLSFPVTYEKEVREKILKCFERGLKKTLPMPIQQDEELMKKFRVTAGASEPAAYAVCALQEYGFEPEEDEKTYYGVFDFGGGTTDFDFGIWREADLKESRYDYVIEHFAAGGDRYLGGENMLELLAFQVFKNNQRAMRELNIPFTLPAECVKFPGSETLINQSQESYLNTKQLVEKLRPLWERHERYEEQFGKGMIRADLFDKAGHAKLNVELLIDQDEMEQLIEERIDKGIKNFFESLRRAFARSEHSKINKVNILLAGNSSKSPVVMNLFNKWIEREVQNTQNWGEVSNDLFEILPPLGTEGAYLKQEEKNRVVNRDIITAPTGKTGVAFGLVQSRKGGSIKVIDRDMVNGESKFKYFLGIGRKGKLKTMIDQEEEYNKWHLFIDASEEDFEIYYTSLPEASTNQLDIKQAHRKKLRIDHVDDSAFVYIRTISPTVIEYVVADEGSIISGDYLCEITKVELS
- a CDS encoding Ger(x)C family spore germination protein, with translation MKQSHSNTRPLFISLSVFLFLSLTGCWSSHEIEEQSLGIGLAFDKAKQSTIEKKLNEQGEGYSKRNLITATYQFITPLVASSTTKQSGPQQKSYVNVSETGDSFHQMVRELSLRSQQPVTAHHMKVVVIGENLARSYKLEQLLDQNLRESEVRPSCLVLISKGRASKTLETKKAGEIPAFRLAGIVENAYRTTRILPPMSHIKVESKIKSGSSFLMQKVLSAEGQVKFAGAAVIDGKTHKMTGTLNEEELEGVTWITGKGKGGVVKSFDKETGQLIVYEIETMKSSILPRVKGNNISFDVNIESVGRLSENWVVSGDTFKNEFLKKAEKSSEKEVKRLVGNVLEKMQKEYQVDVAGFGNRLRIEHPKVWNKVKKDWDQTFSEATINYDVKLTINDYGTTGGSKK
- a CDS encoding spore germination protein, yielding MILSPKDKITTPQAAVIVINFILGTGLLTLPRSSTEKVQTPDVWISVILGGVITITAGLIMVKLSQQFPEKTFYQYINAIVGKWLGGLISLVVICYFLTTSSFQLRAMAEVIRYLLLEGTPTWAIIMIFMWVSLYLIFGGINPIARLFEIILPLTVILFLVVTFMSFKIFEIDNLRPVLGEGIVPVLKGVKTTALAFSGPEIMLLLIPFMNSPKKAVKALLVGVSIPLIFYVITVVMVIGALSVDGVVMRTWPTLDLIRSFEVAGLIFERFESLLLVVWIMQIFATFTITFFAAALGLAQITKKSIHPYMFGLLPILYILAMIPKNINDLFKQGDFVGNIAMFLFGLLPLLLLIISRIKGGKKYETIT
- a CDS encoding spore germination protein; the protein is MKEWISKIGKKGKSNEKDKQEAYPPQDPTHQFTDDLNFNLECVKQEIGHNWDVHFREFNLGRTGIRSVIIFVDGLSDKDLIDKHIMPSLMVDFSAEYKQNLPYLKGSISKEFIKNEVLSISEIEAVRSIKELASKVLTGATALLIDGSLDALILGTAKHKTRAIEEPVSEALVRGPRVGFTESLSDNTSFLRCSGEIENLSLVKFQVGKRSKKDLVVAYIKDIVDPELVQEVENRIKKIDIDSVPESGYVEQLIEDNYLSPFPQVQNTERPDRVIAALMEGRVAILLDGTPFALIVPVTLSMMLQSPEDYYERWIPGTFIRMLRYLAAILALFTPSLYIAFISFHSGLIPTKLAISIIGTRSGVPFPALIEALFMEIAIEILREAGLRLPKPIGPAMGIVGGLIIGEAAVQAGIVSPVLVIVVALTAISSFSIPHYSIGITLRILRFPAMICAATFGLYGVILFFLLMVSHLVKLKSFGVPYLSPAVPYRLSEWKDLIVRMPLMMMKRRPKMLHTKNPIRKG
- the pbp4b gene encoding penicillin binding protein PBP4B, translating into MNIWTSCTISSILALSLLAPSVSFANENSNHEAAVSKENAGQYPILKKAKKPEEAGFSSEKLEKVDQLIEMEVAAGFPGAALIVIKDGKIVKNESYGYKQKFNEHTPLKKFQRMENDTLFDLASNTKMYATNFAIQKLVSEGKLNIQARVQQYIPEFKDTEEDVIKGKDNLRIIDVLHHTAGFRPDPQYHNPKVSKELYSQERDKTIEFISKTPLTYVPGTQNVYSDVDYMLLGAIVEEITGQQLDAYVENELYKPLGLKNTKFNPLQKGFKPKDFAATELLGNTRDGVIDFPNIRTYTLQGEVHDEKAFYSMGGVSGHAGLFSNTEDMAVLLQVMLNGGGYGKHMLFDQETIDEFVAPSEMNPTYGLGWRRNGDASMEWMFSPHASDGAYGHTGWTGTVTIIDPEMDLGIVLLTNKKHSPLVNSVANSNQFFGDLFKTGSYGSVVTAIYEALETNE
- the hutP gene encoding hut operon transcriptional regulator HutP, which encodes MTKEFDRRIGRHAIMYAFANEEEEVILTNDLKRMDWLYGKGKVGSMELQKIVAAIETSAKRLGLVNPDMYREMHALYHAIIEALQGVTRGQVELGGLLRTAGLRFAIVRGRPFKNGDEGEWIAVAVYGTIGAPVRGFEHEAVGLGINHI
- the hutH gene encoding histidine ammonia-lyase; the encoded protein is MIMLTGQTLTIEEAKKVLYGEAFVTASAESVKKVEKSREAVENIVKQKKVIYGITTGFGKFSDVLIDAEDAEQLQWNLIHSHACGVGEPFPEVVSRAMVLLRANALLKGFSGVRPIVIERLIDLLNAHIHPVIPQQGSLGASGDLAPLSHLALVLMGEGEVFYKGERMEAIAALSKEGILPLTLKAKEGLALINGTQAMTGMGLVNYIEAEQLAHQTEAIASLTLEGLRGIEDAFDADVHLARGYRQQTEVAERIRRMINGSQLITKQGELRVQDAYSLRCIPQVHGASWQTLDYVKEKLEIEMNAATDNPLIFDDGEKVISGGNFHGQPIAFAMDFMKIAVAELANISERRIERLVNPQLNDLPPFLSPSPGLQSGAMIMQYCAASLVSENKTLAHPASVDSIPSSANQEDHVSMGTIGSRHAHQIIQNVRRVLAIELICALQAVEYRGTEKMAPFTKELYTEARKLIPSITQDRIFSKDIEATASWLHQIDWNSFIHRSLPTT